The genomic DNA CGTCTTTTAACGATAAGGCACTCGTCTAATTAAAGGAGATATATGTTGTTTAACAGAACACCAAACACAAAACGTGATGGCGCGAATTTTACATCATCAGAAATTGAAGCTGTATGGCAAAAAGGCGAAATAGTACGCGGGTACGACCCTGCCAAAATTAGAAGGGATGTCTGCGGCGCATTTATTCATAGGGATAAATACGGCGATCGGACGCATAATGGTAATGGCTGGGAAATAGATCATATCCTGCCAGTTGCAAAGGGTGGAGGGGATGAATTAACGAATTTGCAACCATTACAATGGCAGAACAATCGCCATAAGGGAGATAATATTAACTGGACCTGCGCGGTTAGAGCCGCTTAAAAATATAATTGTCCGGTACCAATTAAATTGGTACCGGACATTATTTCTTTATATGTTTCAAATACGAAAAATTGCTGACGAAGGTAGCTCCGAACCTTATTATGCCAGATTGTGGTGCGGTATACTGGAATTACGAGATCATGCGTTACGGGCCATGACTCAATCAAATACTATTGATGCAGAGCGGACCATTTTCGATAATAATTATAAGCCAATTCTCGATGCTTTAGATAGCGTAAGGCTTGCCCAAAAAAATATCTTAAACTTACTTATCGCTCATAAGGATAAAATTGAAGCAGGAAAAATTGTTACATTTCAAAGGAACGGATTTCAAATTTCTGAAAGTATTGATTCCACTCTATCAAAAGAATTTTCATCGTTTATAAATAATGCAACTATTGCTTATAGAGAAACTCAAAAAATTACTAAATATTTTGGAGTAGATATTGGCTTTTTATATCAAAAAGATTCTCAATTTAATAAAGGGATTGAGAATCTTGTGAATCAAAAAAATTATGAATTAGCAAATTATCTTAAACAAGTTCGTCTTATATGGGCACAAAATCTTGTAGATTCAAGAAATGCTCAAGAGCATAGCGGATGGACTTTCCCCAATATGCAGTATATTTTAGGCGCATCTAAATTAGCTGTTCAGGAACCAACCTTTGACCAGAAACCCTTAAGTAAATACCTTCCTTTTATTTCTAATCATTTATTAAACTTTGTAGAAGACTTAATTACTTATTCATTTAAACAAGCATTACTCTCTCCTATGATTATTGTTGAAATTCCTCTTACAGAAAGAAATCCCGATATTCCTATGAGATTTCGGGTTTATCTTGAAAATCAAGGCATACCAAAATGGGAAATGTCTTTTTCTTCAATTTTTTAAAATAGGCAAACTCTCACATTTCTAAATTTTAGTTTGCATAATCTCCTAATTTCCCCTTATTATGCCCAGATGTTGCGTTTTCGGTCTATTTTGCCTTTTTTAAGCTTCTTTCTTTTCCTTAGCTTTGCCACAGCTTTAACGGAAGAATTTTTCCATTGTCCCGGCGAATCCGAATCAGCCTCTTCCTGCAACGAGCAATGTTGTGCCCCGTGTGCAACCCTGCATACCATGGCGTTTCCGCAATATGTTGTTGTTTTAAATCGGCAGCAACCAACAGCCGCCGCCGTTTATTTTTCTTCTTTCATTTTTACGGGAGAAATTTTCCCCACCCGCATCGAACGTCCTCCTATCGCTTAAGCTGCATCGATTATTTCTTAGTATTTATTTTTACCGTTACATTCCGGGGCTACCTTTTTG from bacterium includes the following:
- a CDS encoding HNH endonuclease; amino-acid sequence: MLFNRTPNTKRDGANFTSSEIEAVWQKGEIVRGYDPAKIRRDVCGAFIHRDKYGDRTHNGNGWEIDHILPVAKGGGDELTNLQPLQWQNNRHKGDNINWTCAVRAA